One genomic region from Drosophila busckii strain San Diego stock center, stock number 13000-0081.31 unplaced genomic scaffold, ASM1175060v1 hic_scaffold_25, whole genome shotgun sequence encodes:
- the LOC108602058 gene encoding male-specific sperm protein Mst87F-like — protein sequence MCGGWACASYGIACNNHRLSTIRFTGRCFAPTPCGICDNCSACGGCCGGGGCCGW from the coding sequence atgtgcggAGGTTGGGCGTGTGCCTCTTATGGAATTGCCTGCAACAATCATCGTCTGTCTACCATTCGGTTTACGGGTCGTTGCTTTGCGCCTACCCCATGTGGTATATGTGACAATTGTTCCGCATGCGGTGGCTgttgcggcggcggcggctgctgtggctggTAG
- the LOC108602048 gene encoding uncharacterized protein LOC108602048, whose protein sequence is MCGGWACASYHLACNNPPLSTVRFTGRDFIPTPCGPCDPCHVKDTSFSRGGCSVPMKPIVETFPCPDISGAPKPEAVAPIKAEAPTKAEGASKLQEQWQQAYQKVKSGNLPANDNKNNYLHIYVEIQR, encoded by the coding sequence ATGTGCGGCGGCTGGGCATGTGCCTCTTACCATTTGGCCTGCAATAATCCACCGTTGTCCACTGTGCGCTTCACTGGCAGAGATTTCATACCCACACCATGTGGACCCTGCGATCCTTGCCATGTGAAAGACACAAGCTTTAGTCGCGGCGGTTGCTCAGTTCCAATGAAGCCCATAGTCGAGACATTTCCATGTCCCGATATTTCGGGTGCGCCTAAACCCGAAGCTGTGGCTCCTATCAAAGCTGAGGCTCCTACCAAAGCTGAGGGTGCTAGCAAGTTGCAAGAGCAGTGGCAACAAGCTTACCAGAAAGTTAAAAGCGGCAACTTGCCGgccaacgacaacaaaaacaattatttacatatctATGTTGAAATACAGagataa